The proteins below come from a single Streptomyces tubercidicus genomic window:
- a CDS encoding CpaF family protein — MSLKARIVAPEPAGEAREDSHMVAVYRAKLLEEIDLAEMSSLAAAERRSRLERVLGHIISREGPVLSTAERAQLIRRVVDEALGLGVLEPLLEDASITEIMVNGPDQVYVERAGRVELLPVRFASHEQLMQTIERIVSTVNRRVDESNPMVDARLPSGERVNVIIPPLALNGATLTIRRFPRAYTLAELIGMGTLDEQMLMLLAGLVRAKFNVVVSGATGAGKTTLLNALSGLIPDGERIITVEDAAELQLQQSHVIRLESRPPNVEGKGRITIRDLVRNSLRMRPDRIIVGEVRGGETLDMLQAMSTGHDGSLATVHANSAEDALMRLQTLASMSDVKIPFEALRDQINSAVDCLVQLTRHADGSRRISEIAILDSRGHEDYRIATVCRFDAEPMGADRIVHGRFRYFPLPRRVAERLFMASEPTPPAFGVATHDDQLATRKATS, encoded by the coding sequence CGCCGAGATGTCCTCGCTGGCCGCGGCCGAGCGCCGCTCGCGGCTGGAGCGCGTACTCGGCCACATCATCAGCCGTGAGGGCCCGGTGCTCTCCACCGCCGAACGCGCCCAGCTCATCCGCCGGGTGGTGGACGAGGCGCTGGGCCTCGGCGTGCTGGAGCCGCTGCTGGAGGACGCCTCGATCACCGAGATCATGGTCAACGGCCCGGACCAGGTGTACGTCGAGCGGGCCGGCCGGGTCGAGCTGCTGCCCGTCCGCTTCGCCTCGCACGAGCAGCTGATGCAGACCATCGAACGGATCGTCTCCACCGTCAACCGGCGGGTCGACGAGTCCAATCCGATGGTCGACGCCCGGCTGCCGTCCGGCGAACGCGTCAATGTCATCATCCCGCCGCTCGCGCTGAACGGCGCCACCCTCACCATCCGCCGCTTCCCGCGCGCCTACACCCTCGCCGAACTCATCGGCATGGGCACGCTGGACGAGCAGATGCTGATGCTGCTGGCGGGGCTGGTGCGGGCCAAGTTCAACGTGGTGGTCTCCGGGGCCACGGGTGCGGGCAAGACCACCCTCCTCAACGCGCTGTCCGGGCTGATCCCGGACGGCGAGCGGATCATCACCGTCGAGGACGCCGCCGAACTCCAGCTCCAGCAGAGCCATGTCATCCGGCTGGAGTCCCGGCCGCCCAACGTCGAGGGCAAGGGCCGGATCACCATCCGCGATCTCGTACGCAACTCCCTGCGCATGCGCCCCGACCGCATCATCGTCGGCGAGGTGCGTGGCGGTGAGACCCTCGACATGCTCCAGGCGATGTCGACCGGCCACGACGGCTCGCTGGCGACCGTGCACGCCAACAGCGCCGAGGACGCGCTGATGCGGCTGCAGACCCTGGCCTCCATGTCGGACGTCAAGATCCCCTTCGAGGCGCTGCGGGACCAGATCAACAGCGCCGTCGACTGCCTCGTCCAGCTCACCCGGCACGCCGACGGCTCCCGCCGGATCAGCGAGATCGCCATCCTCGACTCCCGCGGCCACGAGGATTACCGGATCGCCACGGTCTGCCGCTTCGACGCCGAGCCGATGGGCGCCGACCGCATCGTGCACGGCCGGTTCCGCTACTTCCCGCTGCCGCGCCGGGTCGCCGAACGCCTCTTCATGGCGAGCGAGCCCACTCCGCCCGCCTTCGGCGTCGCCACCCACGACGACCAACTCGCCACCCGGAAGGCCACCTCATGA